In Ananas comosus cultivar F153 unplaced genomic scaffold, ASM154086v1, whole genome shotgun sequence, a single genomic region encodes these proteins:
- the LOC109706317 gene encoding uncharacterized protein LOC109706317: MAVLSRTRSGGPILSGGAESLRPSSSPTTRAPSPPPFASSSASAFASSSSAGAASFVSSSSGASFFRRPVSPTRIHLLVPPRSAPHPARSVSVAERHLNRRRGGGDGAGAAHPKTCLCSPTTHPGSFRCSLHKGYAVPPHGGGGGGGRGGSVSAQLNMRRSAMANSLVRIGAVEGEWVRRALTAPIRPSSHQLRRRAAYQPRPSRLSTMSAAEGADL, translated from the coding sequence ATGGCGGTGCTCTCCAGAACCAGATCCGGCGGGCCGATTCTCTCCGGCGGCGCCGAGTCCCTCCGGCCATCGTCCTCGCCCACCACGcgggcgccgtcgccgccgccgttcgcctcctcctccgcgtcGGCGTTcgcgtcgtcgtcctccgccggcGCCGCGAGCTTCGTCTCGAGCTCCTCCGGCGCGAGCTTCTTCCGCCGCCCCGTCTCCCCCACCCGCATCCACCTCCTCGTCCCCCCGCGATCGGCCCCCCACCCCGCTCGCTCCGTCTCCGTCGCCGAACGCCACCTCaaccgccgccgcggcggaggcgacGGAGCCGGCGCCGCCCATCCGAAGACGTGCCTGTGCTCGCCGACGACGCACCCGGGATCCTTCCGCTGCAGCCTCCACAAGGGCTACGCCGTCCCCCCccacggcggcggaggcggaggagggcgcgGCGGGTCCGTATCGGCCCAGCTCAACATGCGAAGGTCGGCGATGGCGAACTCCTTGGTCCGGATCGGGGCCGTGGAGGGCGAGTGGGTGCGGCGGGCCCTCACCGCGCCCATCCGCCCCTCGTCCCATCAGCTGCGGCGCCGCGCCGCGTACCAGCCGCGGCCGAGCCGCCTCTCCACCATGTCCGCCGCCGAAGGCGCCGACCTTTGA